The following proteins are co-located in the Paenibacillus sp. JNUCC32 genome:
- a CDS encoding class I SAM-dependent methyltransferase: MKESFDPSLIERLESPERKKELPASSLLKMLQVNGEVDVLDIGAGTGYFSIPAASLTTGTVYALDTEPAMLDMMRGRAQEQGITNVKVMEGVLEQLPLQDETVDRVIASLILHITDQLEESISQIARVLRPGGRCLCLEWQEDSSEKRVPRPNRVDPQVLKAMLEQAGLQVDGIQYPTDRHYLIIASK; the protein is encoded by the coding sequence ATGAAAGAGAGTTTTGATCCGTCACTCATCGAGCGATTGGAAAGTCCGGAAAGGAAAAAAGAGCTGCCGGCTTCTTCGCTGCTTAAGATGCTTCAGGTGAATGGCGAGGTGGATGTGCTGGATATCGGGGCGGGCACCGGCTATTTTTCCATACCGGCAGCCTCATTAACGACAGGCACCGTTTACGCGCTGGATACCGAGCCAGCCATGCTCGACATGATGCGCGGGCGTGCACAGGAACAAGGAATCACGAATGTGAAGGTGATGGAAGGCGTGTTGGAACAGCTTCCTTTACAGGATGAAACCGTGGATCGAGTCATCGCGTCCTTGATCCTTCACATCACCGACCAGCTGGAGGAGTCGATCTCCCAAATCGCAAGAGTGTTACGGCCAGGCGGGCGCTGCTTGTGTCTGGAATGGCAGGAAGACTCGTCCGAGAAGCGGGTTCCGAGGCCGAACCGGGTTGACCCGCAGGTGCTGAAGGCTATGTTGGAGCAAGCAGGGCTGCAGGTTGACGGAATCCAGTATCCCACGGATCGTCACTACCTGATCATCGCCAGCAAGTAG
- a CDS encoding TerC family protein: protein MEMGLLLEYGWVLLVLIGLEGILAADNALVMSIMVKHLPEDKRKKALFYGLAGAFVFRFASLFIISFLADVWYVQAIGAFYLLYISINHMVKQFFVKKKKHLKEAEMKQEKFWVTVLKVELADIAFAVDAILAAVALALTLPETGLPNIGGMDGGQFLVILAGGIIGLVIMRFAASYFGRLLVRRPGLETAAFLIVGWVGIKLAVYTLAHPDIAVLEKTFPKSAGWKLIFWGVLILIAVLGWFLSKEKSDMTEKERKQVES, encoded by the coding sequence TTGGAAATGGGACTGTTGCTCGAATATGGGTGGGTGCTGCTGGTGTTGATTGGACTCGAGGGGATTCTCGCAGCCGATAATGCCCTGGTGATGTCCATCATGGTTAAACATTTGCCGGAGGACAAAAGGAAGAAGGCGTTATTTTACGGATTGGCCGGTGCGTTTGTGTTCCGTTTCGCATCCCTCTTCATTATCTCTTTTCTGGCGGATGTCTGGTACGTACAGGCGATTGGGGCCTTCTACCTGCTGTATATCAGTATCAATCATATGGTGAAGCAGTTCTTTGTGAAGAAGAAGAAACATCTGAAGGAAGCGGAAATGAAACAAGAAAAATTCTGGGTTACCGTGTTAAAGGTAGAGCTTGCGGATATTGCGTTTGCGGTCGATGCGATTTTGGCTGCCGTAGCCCTCGCCTTGACGCTGCCGGAAACCGGCCTCCCGAATATCGGGGGCATGGACGGCGGACAGTTCCTGGTTATCCTGGCAGGCGGAATTATCGGCTTGGTGATCATGCGGTTCGCGGCATCGTATTTCGGCAGGCTGCTCGTAAGAAGGCCCGGCTTGGAAACGGCTGCATTCCTGATCGTGGGATGGGTAGGAATCAAGCTGGCCGTCTATACGCTCGCGCACCCGGATATCGCTGTATTAGAGAAGACGTTTCCCAAGAGCGCCGGCTGGAAGCTCATATTCTGGGGCGTATTGATCCTGATTGCGGTCCTCGGCTGGTTCTTGTCCAAGGAGAAAAGCGATATGACCGAGAAGGAACGGAAACAAGTGGAAAGCTAA
- the map gene encoding type I methionyl aminopeptidase, giving the protein MIILKTQEQIAKMNKAGDILAECHRQIANMIKPGVTTLEIDQFVERFLAERGATPEQKGYHGYPFATCASVNDVICHGFPSHEPLKDGDIVTIDMVVKYDGWLADSAWSYPVGNVSEEAQHLLDVTKKALYLGIEQAVIGNRIGDISHAIQSYAEAQNLSVVRHFVGHAIGENMHEEPQVPHYGPPNRGTRLKEGMVITIEPMLNLGTYQCKIDSDGWTARTVDGKWSAQYEHTLAITKDGPVILTEQ; this is encoded by the coding sequence TTGATAATCCTCAAAACACAAGAACAAATCGCCAAGATGAATAAAGCCGGCGATATTCTCGCCGAATGCCACCGGCAGATCGCCAACATGATCAAGCCGGGCGTAACGACGCTGGAGATTGATCAGTTTGTCGAACGGTTCCTGGCGGAGCGCGGCGCGACGCCGGAGCAGAAGGGGTATCATGGTTATCCTTTTGCGACCTGCGCATCGGTCAATGACGTGATCTGCCATGGTTTTCCGAGCCATGAGCCGCTGAAGGACGGGGATATCGTTACCATTGATATGGTGGTGAAGTATGATGGTTGGCTCGCCGACTCGGCTTGGTCCTATCCGGTCGGAAACGTCTCCGAGGAAGCGCAGCATCTGCTGGACGTGACGAAGAAAGCTCTGTACCTCGGAATTGAGCAAGCGGTGATCGGCAACCGGATCGGCGATATTTCCCATGCGATTCAATCCTATGCGGAAGCACAGAATTTATCGGTTGTCCGCCACTTCGTGGGGCACGCCATCGGCGAAAATATGCATGAGGAACCGCAGGTTCCGCATTACGGGCCACCCAACCGCGGGACTCGGCTTAAAGAGGGCATGGTCATCACCATCGAACCGATGCTGAACCTGGGAACATATCAATGCAAGATCGATTCGGACGGATGGACCGCCAGAACCGTGGACGGGAAATGGTCGGCGCAGTATGAGCACACGCTCGCCATCACGAAGGATGGCCCCGTGATCCTGACGGAACAATAA
- the pdxK gene encoding pyridoxine/pyridoxal/pyridoxamine kinase — MTIRKALTVAGSDTSGGAGIQADLKTFQEFDVYGMTALTTIVCMEPKTWDHQVFPVALDIVETQLKTVLEGIGIDAMKTGMLGSVEIIELVSQYIDRYDLKRIVIDPVMVCKGTDEVLQPENTEAMLEFLLPRADLVTPNLFEASQLAKSGPITSLDQMQQAAAIIHERGAKNVLIKDRGKIREGKAMDLLYDGNSFEWFESDAIVTKYTHGAGCTSSASITANLAKGLSVRESVQQAKAFITQAISNGFPLNEFVGPTRHSAHRSLSAN, encoded by the coding sequence ATGACGATACGAAAAGCATTAACCGTAGCCGGCTCGGATACAAGCGGCGGCGCTGGCATCCAGGCCGATCTGAAAACCTTTCAGGAATTTGACGTATACGGAATGACCGCACTGACCACGATTGTCTGCATGGAACCAAAGACATGGGATCACCAGGTTTTCCCGGTGGCATTGGATATCGTTGAAACGCAGTTGAAAACCGTGCTCGAGGGCATCGGCATCGATGCCATGAAAACCGGCATGCTTGGATCCGTAGAGATCATCGAGCTCGTTTCCCAGTATATCGACCGCTATGATCTGAAACGGATCGTCATCGATCCGGTGATGGTCTGCAAAGGCACGGATGAAGTGCTGCAGCCCGAAAATACGGAAGCGATGCTGGAATTCCTTCTCCCGCGCGCCGATTTGGTAACGCCAAATCTGTTCGAGGCGTCCCAGCTGGCCAAATCCGGTCCGATCACGTCCCTGGATCAAATGCAGCAGGCTGCCGCCATCATTCACGAGCGCGGCGCAAAGAACGTGCTGATTAAAGACAGAGGGAAGATCCGCGAAGGCAAAGCCATGGATCTGCTCTATGACGGAAACAGCTTCGAATGGTTCGAGTCCGACGCCATCGTTACCAAGTACACCCACGGTGCGGGCTGCACGTCATCCGCTTCCATCACGGCCAATCTTGCCAAGGGCTTGAGCGTTCGCGAGTCGGTACAGCAAGCCAAAGCCTTCATTACCCAGGCGATTTCGAACGGCTTTCCGCTGAATGAATTCGTAGGTCCGACAAGGCATTCCGCACACCGCAGTTTATCTGCGAATTAA
- a CDS encoding YqaA family protein, whose amino-acid sequence MFQDILDFLMKFGPWGLFIHSFADAVIFPVPAFFLQVSLSIMHPQNALWLATYGFIGCLLGTPLGYLIGKLLGKSVLYKILKKEWIDAATNMFQKNGEAAILIGSFTPVPFKVFTILSGCLKFPLWRLLAYAALGRATKFYVVGTLFYLYGNAAEGMVKDVSLYIALIAVPLLLIGVYFNRKRKRKKMEQQKLAESGPVVVEKAVLEQASDQTPSA is encoded by the coding sequence ATGTTTCAGGACATTTTGGATTTTTTGATGAAGTTTGGTCCATGGGGATTGTTTATTCATTCGTTTGCGGATGCTGTCATTTTTCCGGTTCCCGCCTTTTTTCTGCAGGTTTCGCTTAGCATCATGCATCCGCAGAATGCACTGTGGCTTGCAACGTATGGTTTTATCGGATGCTTGCTGGGGACGCCGCTGGGCTATTTGATCGGAAAGCTGCTTGGGAAGTCGGTATTATACAAGATACTGAAAAAAGAGTGGATTGACGCTGCAACGAACATGTTTCAAAAAAACGGCGAAGCCGCCATACTGATCGGCTCCTTTACGCCGGTTCCCTTTAAAGTGTTTACGATTCTGTCGGGATGTTTGAAATTCCCGCTATGGAGACTGTTGGCATATGCCGCGCTTGGCCGGGCTACCAAGTTTTATGTGGTGGGTACCCTGTTCTATCTGTACGGTAACGCCGCGGAGGGCATGGTTAAGGATGTATCGTTATATATTGCGCTGATCGCCGTTCCGCTTCTGTTGATCGGCGTGTACTTCAACCGCAAACGCAAGCGCAAGAAAATGGAGCAGCAAAAGCTGGCTGAATCCGGTCCTGTCGTGGTGGAGAAGGCGGTTCTGGAGCAGGCGTCGGATCAGACTCCATCGGCCTAA
- a CDS encoding ATP-binding protein: MMNSECLSYDFMVQAIEVAPIGMVFIDSEGSIIRINPAACTMLGYEEDECLHHPYNDWVYPEDVNKDREMMEKFKTGRISSLQMEKRLIHKQGDIRWVSCRLSTARSREGRALGYVAHLTDITDMKRAADQEEKRLIQSDKLSMAGQLAAGIAHEIRNPMTSIKGFVQLIRSGAGRKDEYFDIISSEIERIELIVSELLFLAKPQSVKFERADIRQLLEQVITLLNTQAIIHNVEIITDFGEQEANVDGDVNHLKQVFINFIKNAVESMPDGGELTIRLERGSDETVAIHFTDNGCGIPESILSRLGEPFFTTKEKGNGLGFMISKKMIEDHRGQVYVTSKLQEGTTITVMLPLSII, encoded by the coding sequence ATGATGAATAGTGAATGTCTCAGCTATGATTTTATGGTTCAGGCGATAGAAGTTGCGCCGATAGGAATGGTATTCATCGATTCAGAGGGGAGCATTATCCGAATCAATCCGGCCGCTTGCACGATGCTCGGATATGAGGAGGACGAATGTCTGCATCATCCCTATAACGATTGGGTTTATCCGGAGGACGTAAATAAGGACAGGGAAATGATGGAAAAATTTAAAACGGGCCGGATCTCTTCCTTGCAAATGGAAAAGAGATTGATACATAAACAGGGAGATATCAGGTGGGTATCGTGCAGGCTTAGCACAGCCCGCAGCAGAGAGGGAAGGGCGCTGGGCTATGTAGCGCATTTGACGGATATCACCGACATGAAGAGAGCGGCCGATCAGGAAGAGAAGCGGCTGATCCAGTCCGACAAGCTGTCCATGGCCGGGCAGCTTGCCGCAGGAATCGCCCATGAAATCCGAAACCCGATGACGTCCATCAAAGGGTTCGTGCAGCTGATTCGCTCCGGCGCCGGACGGAAGGATGAATATTTCGATATTATCTCTTCGGAGATTGAAAGGATCGAACTGATCGTCAGTGAGCTTCTGTTCTTGGCGAAGCCGCAAAGCGTGAAATTCGAGCGTGCCGATATCCGGCAGCTGCTGGAACAAGTGATTACGTTATTAAATACGCAGGCGATTATACATAACGTAGAGATCATAACCGATTTTGGAGAGCAAGAGGCCAATGTGGACGGTGACGTGAATCATCTGAAACAGGTCTTCATCAACTTTATAAAAAATGCGGTGGAATCGATGCCAGACGGCGGCGAGTTGACCATACGACTGGAGAGAGGCAGCGACGAGACCGTGGCCATCCATTTCACGGATAACGGATGCGGAATCCCGGAATCGATCCTATCCCGTCTCGGGGAACCGTTCTTCACAACGAAGGAGAAGGGCAACGGCTTAGGGTTCATGATCAGCAAAAAAATGATCGAGGATCACAGGGGGCAGGTGTATGTGACCAGCAAGCTTCAGGAGGGAACGACCATAACGGTCATGTTGCCGCTAAGCATAATCTAG
- a CDS encoding MFS transporter produces MGNMQLLKEPKRRKLLFSAGASWMFDAMDVGMISFVVAALAAEWSLSSQQVGILTSTTSIGMVFGAAMAGFLADKYGRKNILLWTLLIFSIASGLSALATGFVMLCLMRFIAGFGLGGELPVASTLVSESMPVHERGRAVVLLESFWAAGWILSALIAYFVIPDYGWRTAFVIGALPAFYALYLRRAIEDSPRYIEQTAKAVRKLTFGQRVASVWSVEHRRTSIMLWILWFTVVFSYYGMFLWLPTVMVDKGFSLVRSFQYVLIMTLAQLPGYFTAAYFIEKFGRKFVLVTYLVLTALSAIWFGYANTEGSLLAAGISLSFFNLGAWGGLYAYSPELYPTKVRSTGVGLATSFGRIGGVIAPLLVGVLKQNGTRIEIIFVMFFVTILIGALGVLVLGKETKGLELAD; encoded by the coding sequence ATGGGCAACATGCAATTGTTAAAAGAGCCCAAACGGCGCAAGCTGCTGTTCAGCGCGGGTGCCAGCTGGATGTTCGATGCGATGGATGTCGGCATGATTTCGTTTGTTGTTGCGGCATTGGCAGCGGAATGGTCGCTAAGCTCGCAGCAGGTCGGCATTCTGACAAGCACCACATCGATCGGAATGGTATTCGGCGCAGCCATGGCCGGATTTCTGGCGGATAAATATGGACGGAAAAATATTCTGCTGTGGACACTGCTCATATTCTCGATAGCGAGCGGGCTTTCCGCTCTGGCTACCGGTTTTGTCATGCTGTGCTTGATGCGCTTTATCGCCGGCTTCGGACTTGGCGGAGAGCTTCCGGTAGCTTCAACGCTGGTATCCGAAAGCATGCCCGTTCATGAACGGGGAAGAGCGGTGGTGCTGCTGGAAAGCTTTTGGGCGGCAGGTTGGATACTATCCGCGCTTATTGCTTACTTCGTCATTCCGGATTACGGCTGGCGGACAGCCTTTGTCATCGGGGCTTTGCCCGCGTTCTATGCTCTCTACCTGCGGCGGGCCATCGAGGATTCGCCAAGGTATATCGAGCAGACGGCCAAGGCCGTCCGGAAGCTGACCTTCGGGCAGCGTGTGGCCTCGGTCTGGTCGGTCGAACATCGGCGTACGAGCATTATGCTGTGGATATTGTGGTTTACGGTCGTATTTTCATATTACGGGATGTTCCTGTGGCTTCCCACCGTCATGGTCGATAAAGGATTCAGCTTGGTTCGAAGCTTCCAGTACGTGCTGATTATGACGCTTGCCCAATTGCCGGGGTATTTCACGGCGGCGTATTTTATCGAGAAGTTCGGACGTAAGTTCGTGTTGGTTACTTATTTGGTGCTTACGGCGCTGAGCGCAATTTGGTTTGGCTACGCCAATACGGAAGGCTCGCTGCTCGCCGCAGGCATATCCTTGTCCTTCTTCAATCTGGGAGCATGGGGAGGCTTGTATGCGTACAGTCCGGAGCTTTATCCGACGAAGGTTCGTTCAACGGGGGTCGGGCTTGCCACATCGTTCGGTCGGATCGGCGGCGTGATCGCGCCGCTGCTCGTCGGGGTGCTCAAGCAGAATGGGACCCGCATCGAAATCATTTTCGTGATGTTTTTCGTAACCATCCTGATCGGGGCGCTGGGGGTACTGGTGCTTGGCAAGGAAACGAAAGGCCTGGAGCTTGCAGACTAA
- the rnjA gene encoding ribonuclease J1 has protein sequence MSKPLLTDKIQTAKPAKKPRPSAPPVRIFALGGLGEIGKNMYGVEFKNEIIIIDAGLKFPDAEMSGVDYIIPDIRYLLDNKHKVKGMFLTHGHEDHIGAIPYVLRQIQMPIYGGALTIGLVRAKLEEHRLLDQSDLRIFHEDETIAFRHLSVHFFRTTHSIPDAFGVVVETPYGPIVHTGDFKFDFTPEDKPANLHKILHIGGRGVLALMADSTNSERDGFTPSERTVGDSILRLFQECPGRILFATFASNVHRLQQVVEAAIRTGRKIAIVGRSMEKVFVIGQELGYIRVPDGMMIDVKAVNRYRDDQVLIICTGSQGEPNAALTRIASGAHRSIQIHPEDTVIFSSSPIPGNTQNVNRSIDLLMRAGAEVKYGSILDIHTSGHGCREDLKLMISSLRPKYFVPIHGEYRMMLNHRHLAVQVGVPDSNVYLMNIGNTLSLFRNYARKGRNIPSGDVYINNGELRTHEKELLEERVQLAHDGVVIVAITINRETRKLLSGPELITRGFVYMQDSKPLLRRAEAMLRKQLNKAGEQREYNRAAWEQMTNNTLNRYFKRELGRSPYIMPSIMEV, from the coding sequence ATGTCTAAACCCCTGCTAACCGATAAGATTCAAACTGCCAAACCGGCCAAAAAACCGAGGCCTTCCGCTCCGCCCGTGCGCATCTTTGCGCTGGGGGGGCTTGGCGAGATCGGAAAGAACATGTATGGCGTCGAATTCAAAAACGAGATCATTATCATCGATGCCGGACTGAAATTCCCGGATGCCGAAATGAGCGGCGTCGATTACATTATTCCGGATATCCGTTACTTGCTCGATAATAAGCACAAAGTAAAGGGTATGTTCCTGACCCATGGCCATGAAGACCATATCGGGGCCATTCCTTACGTGCTTCGTCAAATTCAGATGCCGATTTATGGCGGAGCCCTGACCATCGGCTTGGTTCGTGCCAAGCTGGAAGAGCATCGCCTGCTGGATCAGAGTGATCTGCGCATATTCCATGAAGACGAGACGATTGCATTCCGTCATCTTTCCGTTCATTTTTTCAGAACCACCCACAGCATTCCGGATGCCTTCGGGGTCGTTGTCGAAACCCCGTATGGACCGATCGTACATACCGGGGACTTTAAATTTGATTTTACGCCGGAGGACAAGCCTGCCAATCTGCACAAAATTCTGCATATCGGCGGACGGGGCGTCCTGGCCCTGATGGCCGACAGCACCAATAGCGAACGCGACGGCTTTACCCCTTCGGAGCGCACCGTCGGCGATTCCATTCTGCGCCTGTTCCAGGAATGTCCCGGGCGGATCCTGTTTGCGACCTTTGCATCCAACGTTCATCGTCTGCAGCAGGTGGTCGAAGCCGCCATTCGAACCGGCCGCAAAATCGCCATCGTCGGCCGCAGCATGGAAAAGGTGTTTGTGATCGGCCAGGAGCTTGGTTATATTCGCGTGCCGGACGGCATGATGATTGACGTCAAAGCCGTTAACCGCTATCGCGACGACCAGGTGCTGATTATTTGCACGGGCAGTCAGGGCGAACCCAATGCGGCGCTGACGCGCATCGCTTCTGGTGCCCATCGTTCGATCCAGATTCATCCGGAGGACACCGTCATTTTCTCGTCATCGCCGATTCCCGGGAACACCCAGAACGTTAACCGTAGCATCGATCTCTTAATGCGGGCCGGGGCCGAAGTTAAATACGGCTCCATTCTCGATATCCACACCTCGGGCCACGGCTGCCGCGAAGATTTGAAGCTCATGATCAGCAGCTTGCGTCCCAAATACTTTGTGCCGATTCACGGAGAATACCGGATGATGCTCAATCACCGTCATCTTGCCGTGCAGGTCGGGGTTCCCGACAGCAACGTCTACTTGATGAACATCGGCAACACGCTGTCCCTTTTCCGCAATTATGCGCGCAAAGGCCGGAACATCCCTTCGGGTGACGTCTATATTAACAATGGTGAACTGCGCACCCATGAGAAGGAGCTGCTTGAGGAACGCGTTCAGCTCGCTCACGATGGCGTGGTGATCGTCGCGATTACCATCAACCGGGAAACGCGCAAGCTGCTCTCCGGACCGGAGCTGATTACCCGCGGGTTCGTGTATATGCAGGACTCCAAGCCGCTTCTGCGCCGGGCCGAAGCGATGCTCCGCAAACAGCTGAACAAAGCCGGCGAACAGCGGGAATACAATCGTGCTGCCTGGGAGCAGATGACCAACAACACGCTCAACCGCTATTTCAAGCGGGAGCTTGGCAGAAGCCCGTACATTATGCCTTCCATCATGGAGGTATAA
- a CDS encoding YqcI/YcgG family protein → MSGLMRLDDMDAAYGLPEEWQREAIVKLTEKMTDRSAKFPCIPAVQGHALNHFRYGFINRGESQEAAGQLAALLHEFGLGSRGFGPYTSLVVFINTEHGRDSLEGVEYYERLFWRLLSRTTEYDTEPWPADLPGEPDDHLWEFCYAGEPYFVYCGTPAHELRQSRYFPYMMLAFTPRWVLKQFNARARQAEHTKVLIRKRLTEYDPVPPHPDLKFYGAEDNYEWKQYFLRDNEESLSKCPFARLHKETHK, encoded by the coding sequence ATGAGCGGTTTAATGAGGTTGGACGATATGGATGCAGCCTATGGATTGCCGGAGGAATGGCAGCGGGAAGCGATCGTTAAGCTGACTGAGAAAATGACGGATCGTTCCGCCAAATTCCCCTGCATTCCGGCAGTGCAAGGACATGCGCTGAATCATTTTAGATACGGTTTTATCAACCGCGGCGAATCGCAGGAGGCGGCGGGGCAATTGGCCGCACTACTGCATGAGTTCGGGCTCGGCTCCAGGGGCTTCGGCCCGTATACTTCCCTTGTCGTATTTATAAATACGGAACATGGCCGAGATAGCCTCGAGGGCGTGGAGTATTATGAGCGTTTGTTCTGGCGGCTGCTGAGCCGGACCACCGAATACGATACGGAGCCTTGGCCGGCGGACCTGCCGGGGGAACCAGACGATCATCTGTGGGAATTTTGTTATGCAGGCGAGCCTTATTTCGTATATTGCGGAACGCCGGCACATGAGCTTCGCCAGAGCAGGTATTTCCCCTACATGATGCTTGCTTTTACGCCTCGTTGGGTTCTGAAGCAGTTCAATGCCCGGGCCAGGCAAGCTGAACATACCAAAGTGCTGATACGCAAGCGGTTGACCGAATATGATCCAGTCCCCCCACACCCGGACTTGAAGTTCTACGGGGCGGAGGACAATTATGAATGGAAGCAATATTTCCTGCGGGATAACGAGGAGTCTCTGTCGAAATGTCCGTTTGCAAGGCTGCACAAAGAGACTCATAAATAG
- a CDS encoding glycosyl hydrolase family 18 protein: MTRQSRTMKGWILGLIAVLVFSVFPTSQVQGAEACAEPAWSSSAVYGGGNIVSHGGKAWKAKWWTQGEMPGTTGQWGVWEGLGACNPGTPPVDPPVDPPVDPPVDPPGTGDRMYVAYASSWNTSIYDLTTANIPNYITHLNLAFVRPDTTYTQGSYAFDQAVAGLEFVEGATTPNGQRKFTAQQSQDLRNNIAALRARGTKAFLSVGGWSYSQGSQWSRFNAKNIVDLALDLGAAGVDIDWESSGSSCNKGTAAQFSCTKDGEIAGIITSLYNEIQARNANLQISIAGWSTGAYYVKGTPFEEGKVQWGSPFGGTMYRVVKDHGSKIDFINLMSYDGGIYYDPREGYESYKAIYNGPINMGMQIAPEGSGGAVLQLNAAPGTVYDADMMNGQNNIATAYYNVETMVNYIKNKGRANDGFMLWQLWKQRVHQPAPPGAANENSAGQYVCRNLPLQGDCNQVIPSLPKL; the protein is encoded by the coding sequence ATGACAAGGCAGTCCAGAACGATGAAAGGATGGATTCTCGGACTTATCGCCGTACTGGTGTTCAGTGTCTTTCCTACGTCCCAGGTTCAAGGCGCCGAGGCCTGCGCTGAGCCTGCTTGGAGCAGTTCTGCCGTATATGGCGGGGGCAATATCGTATCCCACGGGGGTAAGGCCTGGAAAGCAAAATGGTGGACTCAGGGTGAGATGCCCGGAACGACGGGACAGTGGGGAGTATGGGAGGGCCTGGGAGCGTGCAATCCAGGGACACCACCGGTAGATCCCCCGGTGGATCCGCCAGTAGACCCGCCGGTAGATCCTCCGGGGACTGGTGATCGGATGTACGTCGCTTACGCCAGCTCATGGAACACCAGTATCTACGATTTGACGACTGCGAACATTCCCAATTACATCACGCATCTCAATCTAGCATTCGTAAGGCCGGACACCACGTATACGCAAGGGTCGTATGCGTTTGATCAAGCCGTAGCGGGCTTGGAATTCGTGGAAGGAGCCACGACGCCGAATGGGCAGCGTAAATTTACGGCCCAGCAGTCGCAGGATCTGCGCAACAACATCGCCGCACTGAGAGCCCGCGGAACGAAAGCGTTCCTCTCGGTAGGAGGCTGGTCGTACAGCCAAGGATCGCAGTGGTCCAGATTCAATGCTAAGAACATCGTCGATTTGGCCCTGGATCTTGGCGCAGCCGGCGTCGACATTGACTGGGAATCCAGCGGCAGCAGCTGCAACAAAGGAACGGCTGCCCAGTTCAGCTGTACCAAGGATGGCGAGATCGCAGGCATTATAACGAGCCTCTACAATGAAATCCAAGCCAGGAACGCGAATTTGCAGATTTCCATCGCCGGCTGGTCCACGGGCGCCTATTATGTGAAGGGGACGCCGTTTGAGGAAGGCAAGGTCCAATGGGGTTCTCCTTTTGGCGGTACCATGTACCGCGTGGTTAAGGATCATGGCAGCAAGATCGACTTTATCAATCTGATGTCCTACGACGGCGGTATTTATTACGACCCGCGCGAAGGCTATGAATCCTACAAGGCGATATACAACGGGCCCATCAATATGGGCATGCAGATTGCGCCGGAGGGATCCGGCGGGGCCGTCCTGCAATTGAATGCCGCGCCGGGTACGGTATACGATGCCGATATGATGAACGGTCAGAATAACATCGCGACGGCTTATTATAATGTAGAAACGATGGTAAACTACATCAAGAATAAAGGAAGAGCGAATGATGGATTCATGCTGTGGCAGCTCTGGAAACAGCGGGTTCATCAGCCGGCCCCGCCCGGCGCGGCGAACGAAAACAGCGCCGGCCAATACGTATGCCGGAACCTGCCGCTTCAGGGGGACTGCAATCAGGTCATACCAAGCCTGCCGAAATTATAA
- a CDS encoding helix-turn-helix transcriptional regulator has protein sequence MDQSIRQSLKESTVHGNERFPFGAYWYQFAPGAHVVDSHWHKEAEIFYVLEGEVLFQIDSEYIPVRAGEAIFIDGGDLHTGHAQGNEGCSFCAMVFDVGMLASSSYDLVQEGMIVPFQERRAAFPRRMTAGTDGRLLEHIKEMMLLSKHKPAGYEAAIKGHLFLMLFQAAASGRLANRSRSEAADMTRTERLKKVILYIQSHYHRPIRLSELADLIPMSEGQFCRFFKSMTGQTPVDYMNSYRVRQAAELLRSPDNKISDIALDVGFGHISYFVRVFRKIMNCTPSEYRKKL, from the coding sequence ATGGATCAATCCATCCGCCAGTCGTTAAAAGAAAGCACCGTCCACGGGAATGAGCGTTTCCCCTTCGGTGCCTATTGGTATCAATTTGCCCCCGGCGCCCATGTGGTAGACTCCCATTGGCATAAGGAAGCGGAGATTTTTTACGTGCTGGAAGGCGAGGTGCTGTTTCAGATCGATTCGGAATATATCCCCGTCCGTGCGGGCGAAGCGATATTTATCGATGGGGGAGATCTGCACACCGGCCACGCCCAGGGCAATGAAGGGTGCAGCTTCTGCGCCATGGTGTTCGATGTCGGCATGCTCGCCAGCAGCAGCTATGATCTTGTGCAGGAAGGGATGATCGTTCCCTTCCAGGAGCGGAGAGCCGCTTTTCCAAGACGGATGACAGCCGGGACCGATGGGCGCCTGCTTGAACATATAAAAGAAATGATGCTGCTGTCCAAGCACAAACCGGCTGGATATGAGGCTGCCATTAAGGGGCATCTGTTTCTCATGCTGTTTCAGGCCGCAGCCTCCGGCAGGCTTGCCAACCGCAGCCGGAGCGAAGCGGCGGACATGACGAGAACGGAACGCTTGAAGAAGGTCATTCTCTACATCCAGAGTCATTACCATCGACCTATCCGTTTGAGTGAGCTGGCTGACCTGATCCCGATGAGCGAAGGCCAATTTTGCCGCTTCTTCAAATCCATGACCGGGCAAACGCCCGTCGACTATATGAATTCCTATCGCGTTCGCCAGGCGGCGGAGCTCCTTCGTTCGCCGGACAATAAAATATCCGACATCGCACTCGATGTCGGATTTGGACACATCAGTTATTTTGTTCGGGTATTCCGCAAAATCATGAACTGCACGCCTTCGGAATATCGGAAGAAGTTATAA